Genomic window (Oscarella lobularis chromosome 15, ooOscLobu1.1, whole genome shotgun sequence):
CATAGTTATACGCTTTAGTTGACATTACTAAAAAACTGAGCTAGTGTGTATATGACAAAAAACTATTGGATTCCATCAAATCTTCAACAAAAATCTACTTACCAAATACCGTTTCTGCCGACTCCTTTagattctcttcttcgagaGCCTTGCGAAGAACTTCGATTGATGCAGCTTTGCCTTGACTTTCCTTCCATTTGCTAAGCATCTGATATGATTGCCATTGCACGTCTCCTTTCTCCGAAATCTCCGCAATTTCGGGGTCTGAGATGAGGTGCAAAGCGACGTGTTTCCATCTACCAACAATTAGCTTTGACAGAGCGCGGAGTTGGCCGCGTGTAACTCGGTTTTGGTCAGGCTCTAAAACAATCAGTACAGAGCAACTGAGAAAAAACGGTACTTCCACTGACCCTCGGCAACTGAAGACACCGGCGAACGAACGATCTAAGAAACAAACCACATTTACAAGACTCATGTTGCTCCGTGCTTACATGATGTGTAGGGTATTCACTCAATGAGAGGGTATACCGGTACTTCGTTCTTTTTACCTCGTTTGTAAAATGGATTGTTAGCAAGAACTTATCTGTAGCCCCCTTAGCTTTCTCTAATCTAAAAGAACGCTTCCAAAACATTTCCTTATGCCTCTCTGCCTGCTTGAGATCTTGGTTCTCAATAGAGACATTCTTAGGAGAAATTTTCCAGCCGTCGCTGATCTCCTCAACGTCAAGTGTATTTACGCCTGCCTTTGAAAAATAGACAGTCACATTTGCATTTTCAAGCAAGGGCATGCCACTGTTGTTCCTTTCGACATAGTCAATGTGGCTCTGCTGGGAGGATGTGAAGAAAAGATCGATTGTCGCCGGTGATTGCAGCGCCCCTTTGGCCCACCTGCCATAGGCCAAGGCGCGATAGCAGTGCCCCACACAACcgaaaatgcaaaataacTTACAAAAATGTTTTGTCATAATATCAAGAGAGGTTTGACGAAGCACGGCTTTCATTTCGCCGTAAACTCGGGATTTGCACTCCCCCACAGCAGAggagacaaaaaaattcttatCTCGCTCTTCATACAAAAGGAAAGCGTTTAGCTCTTCAGGAAGCAACGGATGCTCCATATTGAAActgacgtcgacttcttttgCAAAGGGCTGGCCGCACGGATGTAGGGCTACGAGGTCAGTTATGTGATTTTCGCCGATACCTTCCGATTCCTCTCGCTGATACTCGTACAAGGTGAATCCAATTCGTATTGCATTGCCCAAGACTGCATCTGGAGGAACAGTCAAGGAAAATGACTTCCAGTTGAGATTTCCTCCGGCTGCATCGATATTCTTTTCTACCGTTTGCGTTTTCGTGAACTTTAGTTTCATTCCTCTAAATTCAAGAACGAAGCTAGAAGCAGATTCTTCAAATTGACTCAAGGAAGCCTACGTAGCCAAAATTATTACATGCGTACTAGAACCGCGTATCAGGACCTTCGCAGCAGGTGCTGGAGTTGTTGCCTTGCTTGCCGAAGGAACATAAAAGGCTGTTTCAGTCGCAACAGAGTCCAATATAGCTTGGACCTTTACCGGTAATATTCCTCTGACGGTCTGTCTCATGAGAACCTGGTGAAAGGAATCACCACTCATGTTAAGTAGAAATTCAGTAAGCAACTTTCGACGTCCGTATTCTTGACTTTCGGCTAGAAGATAATCTTCGGAGAACACCGCCTTTGTCTCTAATTCTTCAACATAGCTCAGAAGAGAGACAAACCTATCATACTCTTTAGTACTAATTAGTCCGCTTTCATGAAGTGAATCAAATGTTGGCTTAGACAACTTCCACGAGGCCAACAGTTGTGAAAGGAACTGCTCAGGGATAAGCCATTGAGGATCCACTGGTTTACCTCTGGTTAAGAGAAGATTATACTGAATTTTCTTCCAAAGTCTATAAAAATACCTCTGTTTTTCTCCTAGCTCTTCAAGCATCTTGACAACATCATCAGCGAAGATTCGTCCTTCCATTTCTAAAAATGTGTTTAGCGCTCTTGGCAACTTCCGCGGAAGAATGTCATTAAGCAGCTTCTGGCATTGTTCATTGACTGGAAGAGCGCGCAGCAGattgttctcttcttcaccgAGAAGATGACAGGCGCGAAGACGATCCAAATCGAGATCCCAAAGTCGAACTAAATCATCAAAGTGCCAACCAACGATCAACTCCCATCGATGATCAAGGAACTCTCGCTGAAGATCAACCAGCCCTTCTACGCGCTCCTCAAGCTTCTTAAGCATACTTACAATATCATGTGCATTTATTCGTCCTTCCATTTTTAGAAATGCGTTTAGTTCTGTCGGTACCTTCTGCGGAAGAATATCAACGAGCAGCTTGTGGCATCGTGCATCGGGTGAAAGAGTGCGCAGCAATTTgagttcttcttcgtcgagaatACGAAGGACGTAAAGATGATCCAAATGAAGATCCCAAAGTCGAACTAACTGTGGCAAATGCCAATTAACAAGAGACCTCCATCGATGATCAATCGGCTCTTCTGCACGCTTTTTCGCGGAACCTTCGCGAACTCCAAAAGGAaactttcgcttttcttttcttgggAGAACTCTGTAAAACCTTTCGTACGTTCCTACTCCCTTCCACGGCAGAATTTTGAGTAGGAGTGATACGCATTGCTCGCGTCGAGGAAGATCCAGCAGCAAATCGCGTTCGCTGCTGTCGACAAGATGCGCAGCGTaaatttcttcaatatcgGGAGCCCAAGAGTCGACTAATGCCGAAAGACGAGGCAGAACAACGGTTTTCCATTGGGGATCCATTTTGCATTCGGGACTTCGAATATCCCGGCACTGTTTCAGTTTCACTATTCAGCTTCTTTCGTTTACTGCTCTTCTGCTCGGGTCCGTGGACAGGGAAAGGACTAACGAAGAGCAGAAAGACTCAATCGATTCGCCGTGCCTGAAGTCGTCACAGAAATATACTTTTTGAGCCAGCACATTGATTGGTCACACCGCAGCACCTCTAGTAGTCTTTGCTTTCTCTCAAAATGAAGTTACGAAGATCATAGAACAACATTTGCTAATAGTAGTTTAGCTTGAGGCCATTCCTGCTATGAGTACAATAGGCCTAATCATCTCAGAAGAAATTCATCCCCAAAATTCCGTTGCAAACCTAAGAAGTTTCCCAAGTAGACTCTAGTTCTAATATAGACAAACGACTTTGTAATAATCAAGCTTGACTTAGATCAAGCCGTTTGAGCAGGTGACTTCCGGGCCTTATCTtgcagagaaaaattcaCAAGCCATTTGTTGAGATCCGCTGCAAACAAACAATGCCTCTGAAACTCGTCTTCTTGGTCGCGCTCTGTGCCAGCTTAGCAGACCAGAGACACTATTCCGTGCCATCGTCTACTATCAAACAAGAGGGAAACGTTATCTTTGGAGGCCTTTTCGCTATTAACCAATGCACGACTAAAAACCAAtcgatcgtcgtttcgaattaCGAGCGCGCCGAAGCGATGcaattcgccgtcgatctCATCAAtaacgattcgtcgattcTACCCGACATTCGAATCGGGTACGAAATACGAGATACGTGCGGCAATCCCGATCACGGAGTCCGCGAGGCTCTCAAATTCGTTAGAAGACAAGTAACCGATTCTCCCGTCATCGGCGTCGTTGGTGCCGGCTATTCGGGCGTGTCGATGCGAGTCAACGACTTGCTGAGTCTTTTCGACGTGCCTTTGGTGAGctacgcgtcgacgagtccCGCTTTGAGCGACGATAAGCGATTTCCTACTTTCTTTCGAACGATTCCGCCGGACGTGTATCAAACTCGTGCAATAGTTGCGATTTTGAAAGAGTTCAAATGGTCGTTTGTGCACGGAATCTATTCGACTGATTCGTATGGCAAGACGGGATTCGAAGCTCTGAGGAGCGAGAGTCGTAGAGAAGGCGTCGATTTTGGAATCGAAAAGGGATTCGAAGTTCATGCCTCGTACGAAACGGTCGAGGAAGCCTTGAGCGTTTTAGATACAAAAGCCGGAAATAAATCTGAGTGGGAACGGGCTTTGTTCAATAGTACCGTCATTGTTATATTTGCGCAACAGTTTTTAGCAAAAACCGTTTTTCGCGTAATTCAGGGTACGCCGGGGCTgagacaaagaaatttcACTTTTGTCGGCTGCGATGGTTGGGGTGCCAAAGAAGGAGCCTTTATTTACACGTCTTCCAACGGTACGCTATCTGACACCTTCGAAACAGCTCAAGGCTTTGTTGCCGTGAATCCATCTAGCAGTGAACTATCTCGTTTCAAACAACACATGGCAAATCTTAGCCCAACCAGTGCCAGTCACCCTTGGCTTCAGATTTattggaagaagaagctgaGCTGCCGCGGAAATGAGTTATCCTGCTACAGAAAGACCTTAGCTGGGCAAACGTTTGATTCGAAAGTTTCTTACACTGTCAATGCAGTGTATGCACTGTCGTACTCTCTTCACAGTATGCTTCTTTCGCAGTGTGACAACAGAAAGACGAAGCTTGATTGCTTTCGCGAAGACTTTAACGCTTTCAAGAATGAATCATACCGAAAGCTGTTTTCCAAGCTCGTAGCTGATACCTCATTTGTAACTCTGGACTTGAAGCCGTTTCGTTTCAACGAACACGGAGATCCTGCTGAAGCAGATTACGACATTATTAATCTAAAGCTAAACGTTGATAAAGAACCGCTCTTTGACACAGTAGGAACGTGGCAAAAAGGCAAACTCAACATTTCTAAGCCCATACTCTGGCACGACAACACAACCAATGTTCCCACTTCAATGTGCAGCTTGCCTTGCCAACGCGGAGTTCAAAGAGAATATCTAAAGGCGAGCGATGGGAGGACGGTGATGTCATGTTGGAAGTGTAATGAGAAATGTCCTGAAAATACAATAATTGacaaaagccaaaaaaattgcattAAATGCCTGCCTAATCAGACGTCAAACATTGGCGGCACAGATTGTCGCGACTTGGAGACGACTTTCCTCATCAATACTGCTTTAGGCATACTAATTCTTACTGTGGCAGCCGTTGGTTGCATTCTATCAACTGCTACAGTGATCATATTTCTTATATATTGCCGCACGCCTGTTGTCTCGGCACTTGAAAACGAAGTTACACTTACTCTCCTCATTGGCATTATATTTTTACACGTGCCTACTTTCGTTTCTATTTCGAAGCCAAGTCCAAACTTGTGCGGAGCGCTGCGGTTTATGAACGGAGTTTTTCTGTCGATAACTATGGGAGCAATTCTCGTCAGAATACGCTGCTACATGTCTGCAAAGAAATTCTCCAAGTCGTGTGTCTGTCGTGAAACGGCGATTGTTTTTATGGCCGTTATTGTATTGATTGCCTGCTTCATAAGcggcttttctcttcttattGCAAAGCCAGGCACGGATTTGAAACTAGAAGATCACAAAGAGGCCATTCTCACATGCAGCCATTATAACATTTTGGGTTCTATTGCGTCATATGTTTACATTTTGGCTATCATTGTTGCTTGCATCGTACTTGCAAGAAAACACCAAAATAACGACGATGTTAAGTACATGCTGTGGGTTTCTTACGCAGAACTCGTGGTCATGCTTTCGTTTACACTTGTTGGATTTTTGCGGATGCAGCAATATTACGAAGCGGAATTGATCAGTCTGGCATCGTCTGTGACGTCTCTTGTTGCCTGGGCGTTTTTGTTTGCGCCAAAGCTGTTTGTCGTCTTGTTTAAGCCTGGAAAAAATACTTGGAAGGACGTACTGCCTGACGAGGAGAACTGCTCGGTTTCCAAGAAGGTAAAGCTCGACATCCCTAATTGAACTTCTTTACAGAGTAAGTCTTTGCATGTACACTCGCCTGTATTTGCTTTTAATTTATATGTGTCATGGTATCAATATAGCTTTTATGCAGGGAATACTCCGCGGAGCACCCAAGTCGTCTTGAAGCTCTGAAATGAAGTAGCAATTTTTGTTTATTGACGTACCCTCTCTAGATCGAACGCGTGGTCACTGCACTTTTAGTACCATGTTTCTTAGTCTTTATACACTAGAGTATCAGTAAAAAGCGCTATAGACGCAAATGCGCCTCTTCTTTCACTTCACAGAGGAAGAAGCATACATGGCGATGGTTGAGATATATGCACTTTATACTCCACCTTTTCTCGTGCATACGTCAGCACGGGCGTGTCCAACGACATCCGTGTCCCGGACAGAGTACTGTAGGTGGAAATGTCTAAGTGTTCGTCTACACCAAGGGCATCAGCCTCACCAACGCCATCAAGCTTGACAACGACATCACGCCTGGCAGACGAAACAACGCCGCTGACAGGAAGAGGAGACCCGAAAATGAGCGGGAAGCGTCGCGTCTTTCTATTGGCCTGCCTTTGCTATGCGATCTTCATCGCCAACATCGCTACTTCGATACTCATTCCGCTTTTTCCGCCCGAGGCGGCGCTGAAAGCCACAACAGTCAGCGA
Coding sequences:
- the LOC136195986 gene encoding metabotropic glutamate receptor-like — encoded protein: MPLKLVFLVALCASLADQRHYSVPSSTIKQEGNVIFGGLFAINQCTTKNQSIVVSNYERAEAMQFAVDLINNDSSILPDIRIGYEIRDTCGNPDHGVREALKFVRRQVTDSPVIGVVGAGYSGVSMRVNDLLSLFDVPLVSYASTSPALSDDKRFPTFFRTIPPDVYQTRAIVAILKEFKWSFVHGIYSTDSYGKTGFEALRSESRREGVDFGIEKGFEVHASYETVEEALSVLDTKAGNKSEWERALFNSTVIVIFAQQFLAKTVFRVIQGTPGLRQRNFTFVGCDGWGAKEGAFIYTSSNGTLSDTFETAQGFVAVNPSSSELSRFKQHMANLSPTSASHPWLQIYWKKKLSCRGNELSCYRKTLAGQTFDSKVSYTVNAVYALSYSLHSMLLSQCDNRKTKLDCFREDFNAFKNESYRKLFSKLVADTSFVTLDLKPFRFNEHGDPAEADYDIINLKLNVDKEPLFDTVGTWQKGKLNISKPILWHDNTTNVPTSMCSLPCQRGVQREYLKASDGRTVMSCWKCNEKCPENTIIDKSQKNCIKCLPNQTSNIGGTDCRDLETTFLINTALGILILTVAAVGCILSTATVIIFLIYCRTPVVSALENEVTLTLLIGIIFLHVPTFVSISKPSPNLCGALRFMNGVFLSITMGAILVRIRCYMSAKKFSKSCVCRETAIVFMAVIVLIACFISGFSLLIAKPGTDLKLEDHKEAILTCSHYNILGSIASYVYILAIIVACIVLARKHQNNDDVKYMLWVSYAELVVMLSFTLVGFLRMQQYYEAELISLASSVTSLVAWAFLFAPKLFVVLFKPGKNTWKDVLPDEENCSVSKKVKLDIPN
- the LOC136195973 gene encoding uncharacterized protein, with amino-acid sequence MEGRINAHDIVSMLKKLEERVEGLVDLQREFLDHRWELIVGWHFDDLVRLWDLDLDRLRACHLLGEEENNLLRALPVNEQCQKLLNDILPRKLPRALNTFLEMEGRIFADDVVKMLEELGEKQRGKPVDPQWLIPEQFLSQLLASWKLSKPTFDSLHESGLISTKEYDRFVSLLSYVEELETKAVFSEDYLLAESQEYGRRKLLTEFLLNMSGDSFHQVLMRQTVRGILPVKVQAILDSVATETAFYVPSASKATTPAPAAKASLSQFEESASSFVLEFRGMKLKFTKTQTVEKNIDAAGGNLNWKSFSLTVPPDAVLGNAIRIGFTLYEYQREESEGIGENHITDLVALHPCGQPFAKEVDVSFNMEHPLLPEELNAFLLYEERDKNFFVSSAVGECKSRVYGEMKAVLRQTSLDIMTKHFCKLFCIFGCVGHCYRALAYGRWAKGALQSPATIDLFFTSSQQSHIDYVERNNSGMPLLENANVTVYFSKAGVNTLDVEEISDGWKISPKNVSIENQDLKQAERHKEMFWKRSFRLEKAKGATDKFLLTIHFTNEVKRTKYRYTLSLSEYPTHHIVRSPVSSVAEEPDQNRVTRGQLRALSKLIVGRWKHVALHLISDPEIAEISEKGDVQWQSYQMLSKWKESQGKAASIEVLRKALEEENLKESAETVFGK